One Bacteroidota bacterium genomic window carries:
- a CDS encoding N-6 DNA methylase codes for MNLAQYIDNINQRYKLGNATEHTFRGDLQTLLESLVPTIRATNEPKRQSCGAPDYILTKKDIPIGFIEAKDIGDKDLEGAKKTGNKEQFDRYKVSLSNLIFTDYLNFLLYRDGQFVTKIAIGEITDKGIKPLTENFINFENLIKDFCSHVGQTIKSSKKLAEMMAGKARLLSDVIEKALTSDEEKQEDSTLKDQMNAFKQILIHDITPKGFADVYAQTIAYGMFAARLHDPTLPTFSRQEAAELIPKSNPFLRKLFGYIAGPDIDDRIKWIVDSLTEIFLACDVEEILKNYGKSTKMEDPIIHFYETFLREYDPKLRKARGVWYTPAPVVNFIVRAVDDILKAEFDLPKGLADNSKIKIKVDYQGKKIEQEVHKVQILDPATGTGTFLAEVVKLIHKNFVGQQGIWSNYVETQLLPRLNGFELLMASYAMAHLKLDLLLTETGYKPITNQRFRVYLTNSLEEHHQDTGTLFANWLSTEANEANHIKRDTPVMCVIGNPPYSGESANKGVWIMSLMEDYKKEPGGKEKLKEQNSKFINDDYVKFLRYGQHFIEKNGSGILAFINPHGYLDNPTFRGMRWHLLKTYDKIYTIDLHGNAKKKETAPDGSADINVFDIEQGVSINFFIKTGKKKTNELGQVFHYDLFGKRELKYDFLLENNLKSVPYKKLENTQPNFFFTSKDFVEEKAYSKGFSIPELFPLNSLGLLTKRDDLSVDFDRQNLEDKITFFLDETKSVDEVCKRFKLVIKDNDKWDANQTRNNVSKSDIKEQIRNFQYRPFDNRKVFYNPYFVARPNTKVLSHFIKENAGLIICRQGQAVGGDAWNVVFICKYLTDQNIYRRGGGTVFPLYLYPETNGQQSIGQTTERTPNLNAEIVKQIAEKLYLSFSNENGTTENTFAPIDILDYIYAVLHSPTYREKYKEFLKIDFPRVPYPKDTDTFWKLVKLGGEIRQIHLLESPTVEKYITQYPVDGNNEVGKTRYQDGKVYINDTQYFDNVPQLAWDFYIGGYQPAQKWLKDRKERKLEFDDILHYQKIIVALTETDRIMKVIDKIEIE; via the coding sequence ATGAATTTAGCCCAATACATTGACAATATTAACCAACGATATAAACTTGGTAATGCGACTGAACATACTTTCCGTGGCGATTTGCAAACTCTTCTAGAAAGTTTGGTTCCGACAATCAGGGCAACCAACGAACCAAAAAGGCAATCTTGCGGAGCACCTGACTATATTCTGACTAAGAAAGATATTCCTATTGGATTTATTGAAGCCAAAGACATAGGCGATAAAGACCTTGAAGGCGCAAAGAAAACAGGAAATAAAGAACAATTCGATCGGTACAAAGTTTCCCTCAGCAATCTTATTTTTACTGACTACTTAAATTTTCTGCTTTATCGTGACGGACAATTCGTAACCAAAATTGCCATTGGCGAAATTACTGACAAAGGCATAAAACCATTGACAGAGAATTTCATCAATTTTGAAAATCTGATTAAAGACTTTTGTTCACATGTTGGACAAACCATAAAAAGTTCAAAAAAACTAGCAGAAATGATGGCGGGCAAAGCCCGCCTTCTTTCTGATGTTATTGAAAAGGCGTTGACAAGCGATGAAGAAAAGCAGGAAGATAGCACGCTGAAAGACCAAATGAACGCTTTTAAGCAAATTCTGATTCACGACATCACGCCTAAAGGATTTGCTGATGTTTATGCGCAAACCATTGCTTACGGAATGTTTGCTGCTCGGCTGCATGACCCGACTTTACCGACATTTAGCCGACAGGAAGCTGCTGAACTAATTCCAAAATCAAATCCGTTTTTACGCAAGTTGTTTGGCTACATTGCAGGCCCTGACATTGATGATCGAATAAAATGGATAGTTGACAGCTTGACCGAAATATTTTTAGCTTGCGACGTTGAAGAAATTCTAAAAAATTACGGCAAGAGTACTAAAATGGAAGATCCGATTATCCATTTTTACGAAACTTTTTTACGTGAGTACGACCCGAAACTCCGTAAAGCCCGTGGCGTATGGTACACACCTGCACCGGTTGTAAATTTTATAGTTCGTGCGGTTGATGATATTTTAAAAGCCGAATTTGATTTGCCAAAAGGACTTGCCGACAACAGCAAAATCAAAATTAAAGTTGATTATCAAGGAAAAAAGATAGAACAAGAAGTACACAAAGTACAAATACTTGACCCAGCCACTGGAACAGGAACATTTTTAGCCGAAGTTGTAAAACTCATTCACAAAAATTTTGTAGGGCAGCAGGGCATTTGGAGCAATTATGTAGAAACCCAGCTTTTGCCCCGCCTAAATGGATTTGAGTTACTGATGGCTAGTTATGCAATGGCACATTTAAAATTAGATTTGCTTTTAACTGAAACAGGTTACAAACCTATAACTAACCAAAGGTTCAGAGTTTATCTTACCAACAGTTTAGAAGAACATCACCAAGACACGGGAACTCTCTTTGCAAATTGGTTAAGCACAGAAGCCAACGAAGCCAATCACATCAAAAGAGATACGCCAGTAATGTGTGTCATTGGAAATCCACCATACAGCGGAGAAAGCGCCAACAAAGGCGTATGGATTATGAGTCTGATGGAAGATTACAAAAAAGAACCAGGCGGGAAAGAAAAGCTGAAGGAACAAAACTCAAAATTTATAAATGACGATTACGTTAAGTTTTTACGTTACGGACAGCATTTTATAGAAAAAAACGGAAGTGGTATTTTGGCTTTTATTAATCCTCACGGTTATTTAGACAATCCTACTTTTCGTGGAATGCGTTGGCACTTATTGAAAACCTATGACAAAATTTATACAATTGACTTACACGGTAACGCCAAGAAAAAAGAAACAGCACCAGACGGAAGTGCCGACATAAATGTATTTGATATTGAACAAGGCGTTTCAATCAATTTCTTTATAAAGACAGGAAAGAAAAAAACAAATGAATTAGGACAAGTTTTTCATTATGATTTATTCGGGAAACGTGAATTGAAATATGATTTTCTATTAGAGAATAATTTGAAAAGTGTGCCATACAAAAAACTTGAAAATACTCAACCAAATTTCTTCTTTACATCAAAAGATTTTGTTGAAGAAAAAGCATACAGCAAAGGATTTTCAATTCCCGAATTATTCCCACTTAATTCGTTAGGACTTCTTACTAAAAGAGATGATTTGTCAGTTGATTTTGACAGACAGAATTTAGAAGATAAAATAACTTTCTTTTTAGATGAAACAAAGTCAGTAGATGAAGTTTGCAAAAGGTTCAAGTTAGTTATTAAAGACAACGATAAGTGGGATGCGAACCAAACAAGAAACAATGTTTCAAAATCAGATATTAAAGAACAAATAAGGAATTTTCAATATCGTCCTTTTGACAATAGAAAAGTTTTTTATAATCCATATTTCGTTGCAAGACCAAACACAAAAGTTTTAAGCCATTTCATTAAGGAAAACGCAGGTTTAATTATTTGCAGACAAGGTCAGGCTGTTGGTGGTGATGCATGGAATGTTGTTTTCATTTGTAAATATTTGACAGATCAAAACATTTACCGTAGAGGTGGTGGAACAGTTTTCCCCTTATATCTATATCCCGAAACTAACGGACAACAAAGCATTGGCCAAACTACCGAAAGAACGCCAAACCTAAACGCAGAAATTGTAAAGCAAATAGCTGAGAAATTGTACTTGTCCTTTAGCAATGAGAATGGAACAACCGAAAACACTTTTGCGCCAATTGACATTTTAGATTACATCTACGCGGTTTTGCATTCACCAACATACCGTGAGAAATACAAAGAATTTTTAAAAATTGATTTTCCGAGAGTGCCTTATCCAAAAGATACAGACACGTTTTGGAAGTTGGTAAAACTGGGCGGAGAAATACGGCAAATTCATTTATTGGAATCGCCAACCGTTGAGAAATACATAACTCAATATCCAGTTGACGGAAATAATGAAGTTGGTAAAACAAGATATCAAGACGGTAAAGTTTACATAAACGATACACAGTATTTCGACAATGTACCACAACTAGCCTGGGATTTTTACATTGGTGGTTATCAACCAGCGCAAAAATGGCTTAAAGACCGGAAAGAAAGAAAGTTAGAGTTTGATGATATTTTACACTACCAGAAAATTATTGTTGCGTTAACCGAAACTGACAGAATAATGAAAGTAATTGATAAAATTGAAATTGAGTAA